DNA sequence from the Phocoena sinus isolate mPhoSin1 chromosome 9, mPhoSin1.pri, whole genome shotgun sequence genome:
CAAACCTTCCAGCCCAGAAAACAGAGATGAGAAGGATTGGGGATTCATTAACTAAACCAGGACTGGAGCAGAGCAGAGCGACTCCCTGTTGCTAGGACTGCCTCCTCTGACCCTCTCCTCCTCAGGCTTCCCATCAGATGGGCCCCTGGTGTGTGCCCTGGAGCAGGAGCAAAGGTTCCGCCTCCCTCCGAAGCCACCTCCCCCTCTGCAGCCTGTCCTTCGCGGTGGGCTAAGGTTGGAAGCTGCTCTCAGCTGCCCCCGCTTCCAGCGGCATCCACAGCATCACCTCATCCGCAGCCTGGCAGGTGCTGGAGGGGGTTAAGGTTCATGGGAGGAGGGGAGCTGAGGCGGAGGCAGGTGGTGTCTGGTGGAATCTAGTTGAGGTCTGACCTGAGGGTCCGGTGTGATGAGCTGTTCTTCGCAGAGGCCAGGCCAGAGGAACTGACGCCCCACGTGATGGTGCTCCTGGCCCAGCACTTGGCCCGCCACCGGTTGCGGGAGCCCCAGCTTCTGGAAGCCATTGCCCACTTCCTGGTGGCCCAGGAAGCCCAGCTCAACAGCAAGGTGGGATTACCTCCCACCTTCCCATGCTCCTCTCCTACTCATCCCATCCTAAGACACCTGGCAGGCCTAACCCCCACCCAGCCTGATTGGCTGCTTCTGTCTGCAGCAGACAACCCAGTTAGGCTCTCTGCTCTTTCCCGTGGGGTTCCACCTTTGCTCACACCCTCGCTGGCTTGTCCAGCTCCCCAGCATGTATGCCTGGGTTGTCTGCACTTCtccaaacacttttttaaaaagatgttgggggtaggagtttattaagttatttaattatttttggctgtgttgggtcttcgtttctgtgcgagggctttctctagttgtggcaagcgggggccactcttcatcgcggtgcgcgggcctctcactatggcggcctctgttgttgcggagcacaggctccagacgcgcaggctcagtagttgtggctcacgggcctcgttgctccgcggcatgtggaatcctcccagaccagggctcgaacccgtgtcccctgcatcggcaggcagattctcaaccactgtgccgccagggaagccctgcaaacaCTCTCAGCCCGTCTTAGCTTGGTTGATCCCACTCTGCTAAGTCTTCAGGGACAGAACCCACAGCCACGTCTCCTCTGCTTGTTTGAAGACTAATCGCGTGGAGCTCAAGCAGTGCTTACACTGTTGAGCTTCTGGTGTGTGTGTAGAGGGATTGTTCTGCCTTTATGGTGATGCTGTAAGCTTGCAGGCCAAGCCTCCCTGAGGTCCAGCTTGTAAAGGATACTGGAGAACCGCTTCGCGCTGGGTGATGGGCTGCCCTTGCTCCGCAGGTGGTACAGAAGTTGGTCCTGCCCTTTGGGCGACTGAACTACCTGCCTCTGGAAGAGCAGTTCATGCCCTGCCTTGAGAGGATCCTGGCTCGGGAAGCAGGGGTGGCCCCCCTGGCAACTGTCAACATCTTGATGTCACTGTGCCAGCTGCGGTGCCTGCCCTTCCGAGCCCTGcactttgttttttccccaggtTTCATCAGCCACATCAGTGGTGCGCAGACTGGAGGGCTGGCTGGGTCCCGGGGAGCCAGTGGGCAGGGGAAGCAGGGTCGGGGTCTGCACCCCAGTAAGTCTTGTCCTGCTTCCCTGCAGGCACCCCTCACGCCCCGATTGTGCGGCGCTACCTCTCCCTGCTAGACACGGCCGTGGAGCTGGAGCTCCCGGGATATCGGGGTCCCCGCCTTCCCCGAAGGCAACAAGTGCCCATCTTCCCCCAGCCACTCATCACCGACCGTGCCCGTTGCAAGTACAGGTGGCTGGGGCAgctcgggggaggggaggggaggggagcggcCCGCACGCAGCACATTCTGTGCGTGCTGCTGCGCCCTAGGCAGTCGGAAAGAGCGGAGCAGCAGAGGCATTTCCCAGGGCCATGGAACTAGGCGGGAGGGAGCTAGAACGAGTGTCTTGGGGGCTTTCCTGATACCGGTGTTCCTCTCCCCCTCAGTCACAAGGATATAGTAGCCGAGGGGCTGCGCCAGCTGCTGGGGGAGGAGAAGTATCGTCAGGACCTGACCGTGCCTCCAGGCTACTGCACAGGTGAGCTCCGGGTGGGCCTGCGGCTTGCCAGGACACGGAGCCTCCGCTGAAGGCCAGcagctctctctctccatgcCCTGCAGACTTCCTGCTCTGTGTCAGCAGCTCTGGTGCTGTGCTCCCCGTGAGAACCCAGGACCCCTTCCTACCGTATCCTCCCCGGTCCTGTCCCTACACAATCCGTGACCCTGCCCAGAGGTAAGGGAAGAGGGTGGGAGAGCCCTGCCTGCCTTCATAGACAGCAGCTCTGAGCCAGTCACTTCTCCTCCAGGGTGGTACTGATGCTGCGGGAACGGTGGCATTTCTGCCGGGATGGCAGAGTGCTGCTGGGCTCACGGGCTCTGCGGGAGCGGCATCTGGGCCTGATGGGCTACCAGCTCCTGCCGGTGAGAGCCCTCCCCACGCCCACACACTCAGCTAGTACCCCTCCCCTGGCCGGCCAGGCCCTGGGGTAACCTGCTACCCTCTCCCCCTGCAGCTACCCTTCGAGGAACTGGAGTCACAGAGAGGCCTGTCCCAGCTCAAGAGCTACCTGAGGCAGAAGCTTCAGGCCCTGGGCCTCCGCTGGGGGCCTGAAGGGGGGTGAGGGCGTGCACATGGGTTCAGGATGCCCCCCCCATTGGGGGATGGACAGTTTGCACTTTGGCTCCCTCTGCTTTGATTTGTCATTAAagttcctttccttccccattGCACATCTCGTTTCTGGGACAGAGTGGGCTGGAATCCGTCACCTCTCTTCCATTCATACCCGGCTCACACACACGCGCAGCCGGGGATAGGTGGGGGCCGAAGCACTTTATTGCGGGGCGCTGGTAAGGGGACTTTAAATTATTCACTTAAATAAAAACGAGGAGGGAGGAGGACGGGGCGagcaccccccagcccctgttcCCTCTGTCCATCTGTCCCTCGGCCGTCCATCCAGGTAGCAGCTACACAGGCATGGGCATCTCGTTGTACTCATCCACGCCCTCCCGCTCATCGAACACCGGCTCTGCCTCGTTAGCATCCAGCTGTGGTAGGGGCAGAGTCGGAAGGTTGGTGCTGAGCGCGACCTCTTGGTGAGACCAAGGTGGGGgccggtggggtggggaggggcgcgGGAGCCTTACGCATCTCATCTCTCGCTCGGTGAAGATGCGGGTGAGCACCAGCATGCGGAGCGGCACCGTGAGGATGAGGATGAAGGGGAAGGCCAGGGAGGCGGCCGTGGACATGACGGCCCAGAGCACGGCCAGGCAGAGCAGCTGCAGGGCTGTGAACAGGTGCATACGGAGGGTCCGAACCTGCGTGGGGGGGTGCGGGGCAAGACAGGTGAGCCCAGGCTTCTCTCCAGCCTCCGAGCGCCCCGGTCCCCGGAGGGCCATCAGGCCTGCCACATCCAGAGGACGAcgacccctctcccctccacaggGGTGGGACGGAAGCGCCTCCTTGGGTGCTTACCGGAGATGGGTCTGCACGGGCTGAATGGTGGCTGGCCAGGGTGGGCAGATGGGGGGCTGGAGGGTGACCCACACAGACCAGGAGGGGGCAGAGGCACAGGGCCCTTCCGAGCCGGGTCTCACCTTCTTGACATAGGTGACGTCTGGGTGGTGTTTGGGTGGCATGAGAAGCAGGTGCAGCCGCTCATAGAACTGGATCCCGTTAAGGGAGGTAACTCCCATGTACAGAAAAATCCCGAAGAGCACAGCCAGGGGGATCTGCCGGAGCAGATCCCCGATGACCAAGGagaggcctgggggaggaggagaagaaacagCTGGCCCCAGGGCTCTCTACCCCAGTGGCCCCAAGACCCCTCCGGGAAGGCTGGGCGCGAGAGGTGAACGTACCCACAAGCAGGGCAACCAGCAGCCCCGTCACCCGCTGCTCCTTGACCTCCTGGATCTTGGGCTTGTCCCCGGGCGCCACAGCCTTGCTCATGACAGTAAGCGCGTTGGCATGCGTGACGGAGCGGACGGTGGCAGCGGCCAGCCAGGGCAAGCCAAAGAGGGCACAGATGCCGCCCATGGCCACGATGAGCAGCAGGTCCAGGTGGAAGCCGGAGCCCTTCTGCAGCATGCGCTCCTTCTTGGAGATGATCAGCCTGGGCGGAGACAGGCACGCGCTGAGCCCCGGGCCCAGCCTGGCAGACAACTGTGTCTTGCCAGAGTGCCGAGTCAGTCACTTCTGTCTGTTTCTGGAACCTGATGGTCCCTGCCTCTTCCATCAGGGCGAGGGTCCCATCATGGAACTGAGTCCTATCTGGCCCTCCCTACCCTCCTGGACAGCTCCCAGCCCGTACTGTGCCCATCCGAGCAAACGTCAGTGGGATTTTCTGCTGCCTACAAAGTCAACTCCAGCAGCCAGCCTGCCAGGGGCTCCAGCTCCTCCACGCAGCAGGCGGTCACCGTCTGCACGGCACCCCGCCTCTGCCAGGACCACTCACGTGGTGATCTGTGTCTCCATGAAGATAAGGATGAAGACCAAGATGGCGGGCAGCAGGCTGGCGACCATCATCCACACGGGGAAGGAGCTGCGCTCCCCCAGGGGGTTGATGACCCAGCCCCGCTTCTCTGGGGCTGTCACTGAGAATCCGCTGGGCACGCTCAGCTTCTGCGGGGCAGAGGGTGGGGCCGGGGGTGGGTGAACCTTGGAGGGAGTGCCCTGAGCTGCACTGGGCAGGGTGGACGCCGAAGGCGTGCTGTAGGAAAGGCCTGGTGTCTGCCCAGTTCAGAGGCAGCTCTGGACTTGGGGGCCTGAAGGGGAACGTCCAGAGTCCAACACCGCCTCACTGCTGCGCGTGCTCCGCCGTACCTGGGTGTAGGTGTCCTCAATACTGTAATCCACGAGCACCATGATGAGGATCGCGATGGGTACCCCGAAGTCCCCGATCACTCGCCGCACCTGTGGGCGAGCACCGTGCTCAGAGGCCCCACACCTCGCTGCAGCCCTGACTCCGAGTcgccccccttcctgcccccagaTCTCGCCTCCCTCGGGCCCGCCAGCCCACACACCCGGCCAGGGAAGAACCGGCTGTTCTTGAATTTGCGCAGGAAGAAGGCGATGAAGAAGGTGCCAGCCATGAGCACCAGCGACAACAGGGCGGTGTTGGGCTGGCCCCGGGGCCTCCCCTGCCTGGACGGCCCGGCTGAGCTCTCATTCCTCGGCCCCAGCGTGGCTGCTTCTGCCCCAGCCCACGTGGTGTTCTCGCTACTGTCTGCCTCGGAGCTGTTGGAGACCGAACAGCCGTGGAGGGGATGTTCCTGGAAGATCTGGGGAGAGGACAAAGGATTCTATCAGCTTAACTGGTGAGACATCCGGGACTCAGCTGTATGCTGAGTGGGACAGGTAGGGCTGGGG
Encoded proteins:
- the FASTK gene encoding fas-activated serine/threonine kinase isoform X3, encoding MRRPRGELGPRPPRPTEGAICAGPGEPWSPSPNSMLRVLLSAQASSARLSGLLLLPPVQPYCLGPNKWGDRPPGGAPHAGPVQGLQRLLEQARSPGELLRWLGQNPTKVRAHHYPVALRRLGQLLGSQPRPPPVEQATLQDLSQLIIRNCPSFDIHTIHVCLHLAVLLGFPSDGPLVCALEQEQRFRLPPKPPPPLQPVLRGGLRLEAALSCPRFQRHPQHHLIRSLAEARPEELTPHVMVLLAQHLARHRLREPQLLEAIAHFLVAQEAQLNSKVVQKLVLPFGRLNYLPLEEQFMPCLERILAREAGVAPLATVNILMSLCQLRCLPFRALHFVFSPGFISHISGTPHAPIVRRYLSLLDTAVELELPGYRGPRLPRRQQVPIFPQPLITDRARCKYSHKDIVAEGLRQLLGEEKYRQDLTVPPGYCTDFLLCVSSSGAVLPVRTQDPFLPYPPRSCPYTIRDPAQRVVLMLRERWHFCRDGRVLLGSRALRERHLGLMGYQLLPLPFEELESQRGLSQLKSYLRQKLQALGLRWGPEGG
- the FASTK gene encoding fas-activated serine/threonine kinase isoform X1 — encoded protein: MAKLSPRAPRAPSKVGPAFSFHGRGDLGRETKPLVQGHTAGSPSPNSMLRVLLSAQASSARLSGLLLLPPVQPYCLGPNKWGDRPPGGAPHAGPVQGLQRLLEQARSPGELLRWLGQNPTKVRAHHYPVALRRLGQLLGSQPRPPPVEQATLQDLSQLIIRNCPSFDIHTIHVCLHLAVLLGFPSDGPLVCALEQEQRFRLPPKPPPPLQPVLRGGLRLEAALSCPRFQRHPQHHLIRSLAEARPEELTPHVMVLLAQHLARHRLREPQLLEAIAHFLVAQEAQLNSKVVQKLVLPFGRLNYLPLEEQFMPCLERILAREAGVAPLATVNILMSLCQLRCLPFRALHFVFSPGFISHISGTPHAPIVRRYLSLLDTAVELELPGYRGPRLPRRQQVPIFPQPLITDRARCKYSHKDIVAEGLRQLLGEEKYRQDLTVPPGYCTDFLLCVSSSGAVLPVRTQDPFLPYPPRSCPYTIRDPAQRVVLMLRERWHFCRDGRVLLGSRALRERHLGLMGYQLLPLPFEELESQRGLSQLKSYLRQKLQALGLRWGPEGG
- the FASTK gene encoding fas-activated serine/threonine kinase isoform X4 — translated: MAKLSPRAPRAPSKVGPAFSFHGRGDLGRETKPLVQGHTAGSPSPNSMLRVLLSAQASSARLSGLLLLPPVQPYCLGPNKWGDRPPGGAPHAGPVQGLQRLLEQARSPGELLRWLGQNPTKVRAHHYPVALRRLGQLLGSQPRPPPVEQATLQDLSQLIIRNCPSFDIHTIHVCLHLAVLLGFPSDGPLVCALEQEQRFRLPPKPPPPLQPVLRGGLRLEAALSCPRFQRHPQHHLIRSLAEARPEELTPHVMVLLAQHLARHRLREPQLLEAIAHFLVAQEAQLNSKVVQKLVLPFGRLNYLPLEEQFMPCLERILAREAGVAPLATVNILMSLCQLRCLPFRALHFVFSPGFISHISGTPHAPIVRRYLSLLDTAVELELPGYRGPRLPRRQQVPIFPQPLITDRARCKYSHKDIVAEGLRQLLGEEKYRQDLTVPPGYCTDFLLCVSSSGAVLPVRTQDPFLPYPPRSCPYTIRDPAQSYPSRNWSHREACPSSRAT
- the FASTK gene encoding fas-activated serine/threonine kinase isoform X2, translating into MAKLSPRAPRAPSKVGPAFSFHGRGDLGRETKPLVQGHTAGSPSPNSMLRVLLSAQASSARLSGLLLLPPVQPYCLGPNKWGDRPPGGAPHAGPVQGLQRLLEQARSPGELLRWLGQNPTKVRAHHYPVALRRLGQLLGSQPRPPPVEQATLQDLSQLIIRNCPSFDIHTIHVCLHLAVLLGFPSDGPLVCALEQEQRFRLPPKPPPPLQPVLRGGLRLEAALSCPRFQRHPQHHLIRSLAEARPEELTPHVMVLLAQHLARHRLREPQLLEAIAHFLVAQEAQLNSKVVQKLVLPFGRLNYLPLEEQFMPCLERILAREAGVAPLATVNILMSLCQLRCLPFRALHFVFSPGFISHISGTPHAPIVRRYLSLLDTAVELELPGYRGPRLPRRQQVPIFPQPLITDRARCNHKDIVAEGLRQLLGEEKYRQDLTVPPGYCTDFLLCVSSSGAVLPVRTQDPFLPYPPRSCPYTIRDPAQRVVLMLRERWHFCRDGRVLLGSRALRERHLGLMGYQLLPLPFEELESQRGLSQLKSYLRQKLQALGLRWGPEGG
- the FASTK gene encoding fas-activated serine/threonine kinase isoform X5, with the protein product MRRPRGELGPRPPRPTEGAICAGPGEPWSPSPNSMLRVLLSAQASSARLSGLLLLPPVQPYCLGPNKWGDRPPGGAPHAGPVQGLQRLLEQARSPGELLRWLGQNPTKVRAHHYPVALRRLGQLLGSQPRPPPVEQATLQDLSQLIIRNCPSFDIHTIHVCLHLAVLLGFPSDGPLVCALEQEQRFRLPPKPPPPLQPVLRGGLRLEAALSCPRFQRHPQHHLIRSLAEARPEELTPHVMVLLAQHLARHRLREPQLLEAIAHFLVAQEAQLNSKVVQKLVLPFGRLNYLPLEEQFMPCLERILAREAGVAPLATVNILMSLCQLRCLPFRALHFVFSPGFISHISGTPHAPIVRRYLSLLDTAVELELPGYRGPRLPRRQQVPIFPQPLITDRARCKYSHKDIVAEGLRQLLGEEKYRQDLTVPPGYCTDFLLCVSSSGAVLPVRTQDPFLPYPPRSCPYTIRDPAQSYPSRNWSHREACPSSRAT
- the FASTK gene encoding fas-activated serine/threonine kinase isoform X6; this encodes MRRPRGELGPRPPRPTEGAICAGPGEPWSPSPNSMLRVLLSAQASSARLSGLLLLPPVQPYCLGPNKWGDRPPGGAPHAGPVQGLQRLLEQARSPGELLRWLGQNPTKVRAHHYPVALRRLGQLLGSQPRPPPVEQATLQDLSQLIIRNCPSFDIHTIHVCLHLAVLLGFPSDGPLVCALEQEQRFRLPPKPPPPLQPVLRGGLRLEAALSCPRFQRHPQHHLIRSLAEARPEELTPHVMVLLAQHLARHRLREPQLLEAIAHFLVAQEAQLNSKVVQKLVLPFGRLNYLPLEEQFMPCLERILAREAGVAPLATVNILMSLCQLRCLPFRALHFVFSPGFISHISGTPHAPIVRRYLSLLDTAVELELPGYRGPRLPRRQQVPIFPQPLITDRARCKYSHKDIVAEGLRQLLGEEKYRQDLTVPPGYCTATLRGTGVTERPVPAQELPEAEASGPGPPLGA